ATTGGGTGAACGGGATGGATCAGACTCCCTGTCCTGAGGGGGAGATGGTTTCTTGCAGAACGAGGTGAAGGAGGTGGTTCTGCTCAGCAGGCAACAGTGGCCACATCTCCACCTGCAGCGACTTGATGGCTTCCGTGTCCTTTTCGTGGGTAGCCATGACCAAAGACTGGAGCAGCAGAAAGAGCTCCTCGGGAAGCTGGCCGCTGCTCTCCTGCCCGTGGCTGTCAAAAGCCTCCCAGGAGTACTTCTCCAGGGTCTGGGCGTGCTCCGGCAGCAGCTTGGCGGGCGGTGGttgcaggagcagcagcagcagcacgcGGGACACTTCGCAGCGGACCAGCACGTCCGAGAAGGCgcccagggcggcgggagagggcGCCGCCGAGCCGGAGTTCGGAGGAAGCAGCGCGGCCGGTAGGGCGGGCGTCGCCCCGGGCCCGGGCCCGGGCTGGGGTcccggcggcgggggcggcggcagTGACTGCACCGGGTGGCTGCCGTGCTCCCGCGCCAGGCGCTGCATGCGCGTGAAGACCGCCAGGGCGCCAGTGTAGTCGCGCGCCAGCAGCTGGCAGGAGGCGGCCTCGCCAAGCGCCTGCAGCGCGGCCAGGGGCAGCTGGGGCAGCTGGAGCTGGGCGGCGCGCTGGAAGTGaccggcggcggcggccggctgGCCCAGGTCGCGCAGGGCGGCGGCCAGCTCGAGGCagagggcggcggcggcggccggctgGCCCAGCTCCAGGTGCAGACGCACCGCGGCGCCCAGGGCGCTGGCGGCGGCCTGCAGCGGCTCCCCGTAGGCGGCGGGGCAGACCAGGCGCTGGCGCGCGTCGCGCTCCTGCCGCAGGAAGAGGCGGGCGGCCTCGGTGAGGGCCAGCGCCTCCCCGGGCCCGTGGAAGAGCGCCTGCTGGCAGCGCGCCACCGCCAGCTGGCACCAGGCCGCGTAGGGCAGACACTCCTGGGCGCGCAGCTCCCGGCCCAGCTGTCCGAACTGCTCGCCGGCCTCCGCCACGTTCGGCTTCCGCAGGAACCGCTTCTTCAGCTTGTTCGATACCAGCCGGTAGCGGGCCAGGAAGTCCCCGGCCTCGGGTCCCGGGCCGGCGCCGCCGCCCAGGCCTGCCGCCGCTGCCGCCATGCTCGCCGCCCCAAGCGCTTCCGGACGCGCTGCCGCAGCGGGCGGGCGGGCAGGGCGGGGCGACGTGCCCTGCGTCCCCCTCGGCGGGCTGCCGGCGTGCCCGTGCCCGCGCCCGCTCCCCAGCCCGAGCCTACCCCTTGCCCTGGTGATATGCAAAGAGCGGGATCGGAGGCGGGGCCTGGCCGGGATCGGAGGCGGGGCCTGGCCGGGCTGTGAGCGGCGTATGCAAATCGAGGGTCTCGGGGATGCGGATCCAAGACCCTGGGAAGGTACGCGGGGCCTGGCGGGGCACCAGCTGCTGCTAGCTCGGCTGCAATGCAAGTGGTCTAGGTTGCTACAGGCATCCCACAGCCTCTCCATCTCAACATGACCCAAACTAAACTCGTGACCCTAATTCCATGTCTGTGCATTTCTGGACTGTTTTCCCCCCACTACTCACTCCTCCATCTTCCCGTCCAGGGCCCCTTGCCAAGCGCCGGGTCCACCTCTCCGTCCCCACCCCGGTTGCCTTAGAAGTCCGTCCTGTCGCAA
This genomic stretch from Pongo pygmaeus isolate AG05252 chromosome X, NHGRI_mPonPyg2-v2.0_pri, whole genome shotgun sequence harbors:
- the LOC129024799 gene encoding 40-kDa huntingtin-associated protein-like, encoding MERLWDACSNLDHLHCSRASSSWCPARPRVPSQGLGSASPRPSICIRRSQPGQAPPPIPARPRLRSRSLHITRARGRLGLGSGRGHGHAGSPPRGTQGTSPRPARPPAAAARPEALGAASMAAAAAGLGGGAGPGPEAGDFLARYRLVSNKLKKRFLRKPNVAEAGEQFGQLGRELRAQECLPYAAWCQLAVARCQQALFHGPGEALALTEAARLFLRQERDARQRLVCPAAYGEPLQAAASALGAAVRLHLELGQPAAAAALCLELAAALRDLGQPAAAAGHFQRAAQLQLPQLPLAALQALGEAASCQLLARDYTGALAVFTRMQRLAREHGSHPVQSLPPPPPPGPQPGPGPGATPALPAALLPPNSGSAAPSPAALGAFSDVLVRCEVSRVLLLLLLQPPPAKLLPEHAQTLEKYSWEAFDSHGQESSGQLPEELFLLLQSLVMATHEKDTEAIKSLQVEMWPLLPAEQNHLLHLVLQETISPSGQGV